From the genome of Streptomyces sp. V2I9:
TCGGCCAGCAGCGCCGAGAGCGCCCGTTGCACGGCCCCGATCGACCTGTGCTCCTCCCGTAGCCGGTCGAAGACGTGGGCCAGGTGCGGATGGTAGCCCTCCACCGTGGGGAACAGATGGCCGTCCTCGGCCGTGTGGTGGAATTCCAGCGCTTGGCAGAACTCCAGGCAGCGCTGCCTGATCTGGAGGCCGAGCGGCGGCGCGGGTGGCTGTCCGGCGTCCGGATGTCCGGGGTCGTGGCGGGCGGCCCGTGCGGCGAAGTGGGCCTCGGTCTCGGCGTGCACGTGGCGCAGCTGGTCGCGGAGCCAGGTGTGTACCTCCACGATCTTGTCCGCGAGGTTGGTGACCGCGGGGGCCGCCTCCTCGGAAGCGGTGGGCCGGGTGGCAGGGTGCAGGGGAATTCTGGGTCTCCTGGAAGAGAGCGGGCGCACGAGGGCCCGCGGACGGAACGGTGGTCCGGGCGGGGGGACGCGTCGATGTGCGCGGTCCCGAGCGGACTGTTCAGAGACAGGGGGCGATGAGTCGGCTCATGGCGGCTTCCCTGGATGAAGGTGCCGGCTCGACTGCCGGCCGGCCCAGATCTCTTTGGCCGACGCCGCGCTGCACGGGCCCATCACAACCTGGGCGGCGCCCCTGTGTCAACGCGCTCCGGGCCAGGGGCAGGGGCGGCCGCCGGGACGACGGGGGAGGCGCGGAAAACGCGTTGCCCGCCCTCGGGAAGCCTGCGACTCTTCCGGTCATGCCCACCGCACATGACACCCTGCCGTCCCGGACGCCGTCATCCTCCTCCGGTACGCGCTCCGTGGAGGCGCTCTTCTCGCGCGGCCGCCTGGTCGCCATCCCGCGCAAGCCGGCCCGGCGCGAGCAGTTGCTCACGCACCTCGCCGAGACGCTGTTCGAGCGCGAGCGCTCGTACACCGAACGCGAGGTGAACGAGGCGCTGCTCACCGTCCACGAGGACTGCTCCGCCCTGCGCCGCCATCTGGTCGTCGCGGGTCTGATGGTCCGCACCCGCGACGGGGCCGACTACCGGCGCGGACGCTGACCGGGCGGTTCCGCCGCCCGTGACCCCCGCGCCGGTCGCGGGAGCGGCGGGCGGCGGTGGCTCCGTGGCTCAGGCGTCCGACACGGAGTCGAAGTCCACCTCCTCGCGCCCCACCCCCTGGGCGTCCGCGTCGACCGACCGGCGCAGCGCCTCGTGCAGCTTCGCCGGAGTGAGGACGCCCAGGAAGAGGTTCCCGTCCAGCACAGCCACCCACCCCGCGTCGTACTGGAGCATCTCGCTGAACGCCTGCTTCAGCGGGGCGCCCACCGGCACCCACGCGTCCATCCGGCGGGCCAGCGAGCCCACGCTCTCGCCCTCCCCGGCCGGTCGCAGCGCGTCCGCCGACACCCAGCCGTGCAGCTCGCCCGTACTGTTCAGCACCACCGCCCACCGGGCCCCCGCCGCCGCCAGCCGGGCCGCCGCCTCGCGGGCGGGCTCCTCCAGCAGCGCCACCGGCGGTTCCTCCAGGTCCTCCGGCTCGATCGCGGTGACCGACAGCCGCTTCAGCCCCCGGTCCGAGCCCACGAACCGTGCCACGTACGGCGTCGCCGGGGCGCC
Proteins encoded in this window:
- a CDS encoding DUF2087 domain-containing protein codes for the protein MPTAHDTLPSRTPSSSSGTRSVEALFSRGRLVAIPRKPARREQLLTHLAETLFERERSYTEREVNEALLTVHEDCSALRRHLVVAGLMVRTRDGADYRRGR